One region of Vidua chalybeata isolate OUT-0048 chromosome 26, bVidCha1 merged haplotype, whole genome shotgun sequence genomic DNA includes:
- the LOC128800259 gene encoding uncharacterized protein LOC128800259 isoform X2 translates to MAGRTVRVQGFPAELPPDRAADKLTIHFLRSRNGGGDIANVRVLPGSLPCALITFEAPEVAQRILKVKNHVLAIGKTRYPLEVTPHAAELSPNEIFIHVNMTIDYGKLPTGKTLLKDLHKEYSNIQFSFDSQNMQCIVQGPFTELQTFSRDLLGSLNLKRDATGQILLPASSCEAKGMGKHDHQQVPDSTESAQETAKLPNWDQVHEMAAKAPSPPSSLGGKAVELSGKLEDFSLSMDSDIYMYMQRFCAAEYQGVLHQHRVDVVDVSGDGIAVLYLHPSGGVSGDTDALRQARLALQQLYQQLEVSLRKEKIAKEGLGMDSQALRALTCELQKLYPQLLCHEDVKQLYLVGSLVDVSKAKEFLEDSFTRRGAAHTVDMLSNSQPSGTTEAALDLAKAPVHTSATRLSPSRPELKGEFKLAANFSTLKADRSQAGQGLLINQDSPPVGQVQLSGKHSSEIDAPGQSDPRAVTQQSQPPTPMTDKVLGSAAEPQQNDPTERGHVEGGARLSGEKVLLPFSGKENSTFQHPEFSKGLGPIGYDSLAGINSNCDVTWTSFVLGCKPSASSPVLRRSNSFSLPRLKESNNSEDISSRLSEEMSLDTLQWFYLKDVCQATIDELCRAGGVHILERYSGDCTVLTLQAEDRRRLLRAKWKVEDLVQKCPDLVCQSVSYSELAVSGPDDSDLNELCSLLRGKSFQVGLSKDKYKLYLACPKEMLPGVAEAFHMFSSRRLCAMKSSSMSPGPESTGKSSVIQPSRSQDPVLDAALPGSLNSLQHLNIIDKVDSKPVLRVSWLPEAEEKRSPSPWRFQQAWGQEEARGYIDSGSGRGGSSILSLGTWDKPSPPGLREFQEQRKIKLSLGEPDSTRLKQLLPDRFQFARDKSRGGHDEAVGQQHCPVPAADEAPHSLPTWLSRAVAAEPPPAVAQQAPAAEPTDQGRTQLPGGRSNEQEEPDLPSQQRRDPSLGQKSSTIPLDQCDVCQGSGVTCQGSCGDALCRTCFAADSMQPACCGSSSAAPGCNILGTLKISSLSQSLPGYYQDPTLQLAYSIPDGVQGVGHPRPGHPYKGGNFSAFLPANKEGRKTAKLLKRAFECGLTFQIKSCNGEERVTWGLIPHKTSWDGGKARNGYPDAQYLHEVGTVLNKLGLV, encoded by the exons ATGGCGGGCCGCACGGTGCGGGTGCAGGGCTTCCCCGCCGAGCTGCCTCCCGACAGGGCGGCCGACAAGCTGACCATTCACTTCCTGCGCTCCCGCAACGGCGGCGGGGACATTGCCAACGTCCGGGTGCTGCCCGGCTCCCTGCCCTGCGCCCTCATCACCTTCGAGGCGCCGGAAG TGGCCCAGAGGATCCTGAAGGTGAAAAACCACGTGCTGGCAATCGGAAAGACACGGTACCCGCTGGAGGTGACACCACAcgctgcagagctgagccccaATGAG ATCTTCATACATGTGAACATGACAATTGACTATGGCAAGCTGCCCACGGGCAAAACCCTCCTGAAGGACTTGCACAAAGAGTACAGCAATATACAGTTCAGCTTCGACTCACAGAATATGCAGTGCATAGTCCAGGGACCATTCACTGAGCTGCAGACCTTCAGCAGAGACCTGCTGGGCAGCCTGAACCTCAAGAGAGATGCCACTGGCCAGATCCTCCTGCCAGCTTCCAGCTGTGAGGCCAAAGGGATGGGAAAGCATGATCACCAGCAAGTGCCTGACTCCACTGAGTCAGCACAAGAGACAGCAAAGCTGCCAAACTGGGACCAGGTGCATGAAATGGCAGCTAAAGCCCCATCACCTCCGAGCTCACTGGGTGGGAAAGCTGTGGAACTTTCGGGGAAGCTGGAGGACTTTTCCCTGTCAATGGACTCGGACATTTACATGTACATGCAGaggttctgtgctgctgagtaCCAGGGTGTGCTGCACCAACATCGCGTGGATGTGGTGGATGTCAGTGGCGATGGCATTGCTGTATTGTACCTCCACCCATCTGGAGGTGTGTCTGGGGACACGGATGCCTTGCGACAGGCCCgcctggccctgcagcagctctaccagcagctggaggtgaGCCTGCGCAAGGAGAAGATTGCTaaggaagggctgggaatggaCAGCCAggcactcagggctctgacATGTGAGCTGCAGAAGCTGTatccccagctgctctgccacgAGGATGTGAAGCAGCTTTATCTTGTCGGAAGCCTTGTTGATGTGTCCAAGGCCAAGGAGTTCCTTGAGGATTCTTTCACCAGGAGAGGTGCTGCACACACAGTTGACATGCTGAGCAACTCCCAGCCCTCTGGCACCACAGAGGCTGCACTAGACCTGGCCAAAGCTCCTGTGCATACTTCAGCCACAAGGCTTAGCCCAAGCAGACCGGAGCTGAAAGGTGAGTTCAAACTAGCTGCCAACTTCAGCACCCTGAAAGCTGACAGGTCTCAGGCTGGCCAGGGCCTCCTGATAAATCAGGACTCTCCACCAGTGGGACAGGTGCAGCTTTCTGGGAAGCATTCATCAGAGATAGATGCTCCTGGTCAGAGTGACCCAAGGGCAGTGACCCAGCAGTCTCAGCCTCCCACCCCTATGACAGATAAAGTTCTGGGGTCAGCAGCAGAGCCTCAGCAGAACGACCCCACAGAAAGGGGCCATGTGGAAGGAGGTGCCAGACTCTCAGGAGAAAAGGTGCTCTTGCCCTTTTCaggcaaagaaaacagcacTTTTCAGCATCCTGAATTCTCTAAAGGCTTAGGTCCCATTGGGTACGACTCCCTCGCTGGCATCAACAGCAACTGTGATGTGACATGGACCTCTTTTGTTTTAGGCTGCAAACCCTCTGcatccagccctgtgctgcGACGGTCCAACAGCTTCTCCCTACCAAGGTTAAAGGAAAGCAACAACTCTGAAGACATCAGCAGCAGGTTGAGTGAGGAGATGAGCCTGGACACTCTGCAGTGGTTTTACCTGAAAGATGTCTGCCAAGCCACTATTGatgagctgtgcagggctggaggggtgCACATCTTGGAGCGCTACTCTGGGGACTGCACAGTGCTGACGCTGCAGGCAGAAGACAGGAGAAGGCTGCTCCGGGCTAAATGGAAGGTGGAAGATCTTGTGCAGAAGTGCCCTGACTTGGTGTGTCAGAGTGTGAGCTACTCAGAGCTTGCTGTCAGTGGTCCAGATGACAGTGACCTGAATGAACTGTGCAGCCTCTTGCGAGGAAAATCCTTCCAGGTTGGACTCAGCAAAGACAAGTACAAGCTCTATCTTGCCTGCCCCAAGGAAATGCTTccaggagtggctgaggccTTCCACATGTTTTCTTCTAGGAGGCTCTGTGCCATGAAATCTTCATCCATGTCTCCTGGACCAGAGAGTACAGGGAAATCAAGTGTTATCCAGCCAAGCAGAAGCCAGGACCCAGTGCTGGATGCGGCCCTTCCTGGCAGCCTGAATTCCTTACAGCACCTGAACATCATTGATAAAGTAGACTCTAAACCTGTGCTCAGGGTTTCCTGGTTGCCAGAGGCTGAGGAAAAGAGGTCCCCCAGTCCTTGGAGGTTCCAGCAGGCttgggggcaggaggaggccAGGGGCTATATTGATTCTGGgtctgggagaggaggaagcagcattCTGAGCCTTGGTACATGGGATAAGCCAAGTCCTCCTGGCCTGAGGGAGTTCCAGGAACAGCGGAAGATAAAACTGTCTCTGGGGGAGCCTGACAGCACCCGGCTAAAACAACTCTTGCCAGACAGATTCCAGTTTGCAAGAGACAAGAGCAGAGGAGGCCATGATGAAGCagtgggacagcagcactgtcCAGTCCCTGCAGCTGACGAAGCTCCTCACTCTCTGCCCACCTGGCTATCTAGGGCCGTGGCTGCTGAGCCACCCCCAGCTGTGGCCCAACAGgcacctgcagcagagcccacaGATCAGGGAAGGACCCAGCTCCCAGGGGGCAGGAGCAATGAGCAGGAGGAGCCTGACCTCCCATCACAGCAGAGAAGAGACCCCAGCCTTGGACAGAAAAGCAGCACGATCCCTCTGGACCAGTGTGATGTTTGCCAGGGCTCAGGTGTGACCTGCCAGGGCTCCTGTGGTGACGCCTTGTGCAGGACATGTTTTGCAGCAGACAGTATGCAGCCAGCTTGCTGTGGATCCTCCTCAGCTGCCCCAGGCTGCAATATCCTGGGGACACTGAAGATCTCCTCCCTGTCTCAGAGCCTGCCTGGATACTATCAGGACCCAACACTTCAGCTTGCTTACAGCATCCCTGATGGCGTGCAGGGG GTTGGGCACCCTCGCCCAGGACACCCTTACAAAGGGGGgaatttttctgccttcctgcctgctaACAAGGAAGGGCGGAAGacagcaaagctgctgaagAGAGCATTTGAATGTGGGCTGACATTCCAGATCAAGTCCTGCAATGGAGAGGAAAGAGTAACATGGGGCCTTATCCCCCACAAAACCTCCTGGGATGGAGGCAAAGCCAG GAATGGCTAC
- the LOC128800259 gene encoding uncharacterized protein LOC128800259 isoform X1 produces MAGRTVRVQGFPAELPPDRAADKLTIHFLRSRNGGGDIANVRVLPGSLPCALITFEAPEVAQRILKVKNHVLAIGKTRYPLEVTPHAAELSPNEIFIHVNMTIDYGKLPTGKTLLKDLHKEYSNIQFSFDSQNMQCIVQGPFTELQTFSRDLLGSLNLKRDATGQILLPASSCEAKGMGKHDHQQVPDSTESAQETAKLPNWDQVHEMAAKAPSPPSSLGGKAVELSGKLEDFSLSMDSDIYMYMQRFCAAEYQGVLHQHRVDVVDVSGDGIAVLYLHPSGGVSGDTDALRQARLALQQLYQQLEVSLRKEKIAKEGLGMDSQALRALTCELQKLYPQLLCHEDVKQLYLVGSLVDVSKAKEFLEDSFTRRGAAHTVDMLSNSQPSGTTEAALDLAKAPVHTSATRLSPSRPELKGEFKLAANFSTLKADRSQAGQGLLINQDSPPVGQVQLSGKHSSEIDAPGQSDPRAVTQQSQPPTPMTDKVLGSAAEPQQNDPTERGHVEGGARLSGEKVLLPFSGKENSTFQHPEFSKGLGPIGYDSLAGINSNCDVTWTSFVLGCKPSASSPVLRRSNSFSLPRLKESNNSEDISSRLSEEMSLDTLQWFYLKDVCQATIDELCRAGGVHILERYSGDCTVLTLQAEDRRRLLRAKWKVEDLVQKCPDLVCQSVSYSELAVSGPDDSDLNELCSLLRGKSFQVGLSKDKYKLYLACPKEMLPGVAEAFHMFSSRRLCAMKSSSMSPGPESTGKSSVIQPSRSQDPVLDAALPGSLNSLQHLNIIDKVDSKPVLRVSWLPEAEEKRSPSPWRFQQAWGQEEARGYIDSGSGRGGSSILSLGTWDKPSPPGLREFQEQRKIKLSLGEPDSTRLKQLLPDRFQFARDKSRGGHDEAVGQQHCPVPAADEAPHSLPTWLSRAVAAEPPPAVAQQAPAAEPTDQGRTQLPGGRSNEQEEPDLPSQQRRDPSLGQKSSTIPLDQCDVCQGSGVTCQGSCGDALCRTCFAADSMQPACCGSSSAAPGCNILGTLKISSLSQSLPGYYQDPTLQLAYSIPDGVQGVGHPRPGHPYKGGNFSAFLPANKEGRKTAKLLKRAFECGLTFQIKSCNGEERVTWGLIPHKTSWDGGKARYSPAHSKLLGVVVGSLAVGGGEPWAPAQQILAGMGLPPSYSGRVGASLCFSLQGSYGMANQPWHSPAGAKALAHPTSISGVETCNSPWTRTVGPVHLQPFPCQCWV; encoded by the exons ATGGCGGGCCGCACGGTGCGGGTGCAGGGCTTCCCCGCCGAGCTGCCTCCCGACAGGGCGGCCGACAAGCTGACCATTCACTTCCTGCGCTCCCGCAACGGCGGCGGGGACATTGCCAACGTCCGGGTGCTGCCCGGCTCCCTGCCCTGCGCCCTCATCACCTTCGAGGCGCCGGAAG TGGCCCAGAGGATCCTGAAGGTGAAAAACCACGTGCTGGCAATCGGAAAGACACGGTACCCGCTGGAGGTGACACCACAcgctgcagagctgagccccaATGAG ATCTTCATACATGTGAACATGACAATTGACTATGGCAAGCTGCCCACGGGCAAAACCCTCCTGAAGGACTTGCACAAAGAGTACAGCAATATACAGTTCAGCTTCGACTCACAGAATATGCAGTGCATAGTCCAGGGACCATTCACTGAGCTGCAGACCTTCAGCAGAGACCTGCTGGGCAGCCTGAACCTCAAGAGAGATGCCACTGGCCAGATCCTCCTGCCAGCTTCCAGCTGTGAGGCCAAAGGGATGGGAAAGCATGATCACCAGCAAGTGCCTGACTCCACTGAGTCAGCACAAGAGACAGCAAAGCTGCCAAACTGGGACCAGGTGCATGAAATGGCAGCTAAAGCCCCATCACCTCCGAGCTCACTGGGTGGGAAAGCTGTGGAACTTTCGGGGAAGCTGGAGGACTTTTCCCTGTCAATGGACTCGGACATTTACATGTACATGCAGaggttctgtgctgctgagtaCCAGGGTGTGCTGCACCAACATCGCGTGGATGTGGTGGATGTCAGTGGCGATGGCATTGCTGTATTGTACCTCCACCCATCTGGAGGTGTGTCTGGGGACACGGATGCCTTGCGACAGGCCCgcctggccctgcagcagctctaccagcagctggaggtgaGCCTGCGCAAGGAGAAGATTGCTaaggaagggctgggaatggaCAGCCAggcactcagggctctgacATGTGAGCTGCAGAAGCTGTatccccagctgctctgccacgAGGATGTGAAGCAGCTTTATCTTGTCGGAAGCCTTGTTGATGTGTCCAAGGCCAAGGAGTTCCTTGAGGATTCTTTCACCAGGAGAGGTGCTGCACACACAGTTGACATGCTGAGCAACTCCCAGCCCTCTGGCACCACAGAGGCTGCACTAGACCTGGCCAAAGCTCCTGTGCATACTTCAGCCACAAGGCTTAGCCCAAGCAGACCGGAGCTGAAAGGTGAGTTCAAACTAGCTGCCAACTTCAGCACCCTGAAAGCTGACAGGTCTCAGGCTGGCCAGGGCCTCCTGATAAATCAGGACTCTCCACCAGTGGGACAGGTGCAGCTTTCTGGGAAGCATTCATCAGAGATAGATGCTCCTGGTCAGAGTGACCCAAGGGCAGTGACCCAGCAGTCTCAGCCTCCCACCCCTATGACAGATAAAGTTCTGGGGTCAGCAGCAGAGCCTCAGCAGAACGACCCCACAGAAAGGGGCCATGTGGAAGGAGGTGCCAGACTCTCAGGAGAAAAGGTGCTCTTGCCCTTTTCaggcaaagaaaacagcacTTTTCAGCATCCTGAATTCTCTAAAGGCTTAGGTCCCATTGGGTACGACTCCCTCGCTGGCATCAACAGCAACTGTGATGTGACATGGACCTCTTTTGTTTTAGGCTGCAAACCCTCTGcatccagccctgtgctgcGACGGTCCAACAGCTTCTCCCTACCAAGGTTAAAGGAAAGCAACAACTCTGAAGACATCAGCAGCAGGTTGAGTGAGGAGATGAGCCTGGACACTCTGCAGTGGTTTTACCTGAAAGATGTCTGCCAAGCCACTATTGatgagctgtgcagggctggaggggtgCACATCTTGGAGCGCTACTCTGGGGACTGCACAGTGCTGACGCTGCAGGCAGAAGACAGGAGAAGGCTGCTCCGGGCTAAATGGAAGGTGGAAGATCTTGTGCAGAAGTGCCCTGACTTGGTGTGTCAGAGTGTGAGCTACTCAGAGCTTGCTGTCAGTGGTCCAGATGACAGTGACCTGAATGAACTGTGCAGCCTCTTGCGAGGAAAATCCTTCCAGGTTGGACTCAGCAAAGACAAGTACAAGCTCTATCTTGCCTGCCCCAAGGAAATGCTTccaggagtggctgaggccTTCCACATGTTTTCTTCTAGGAGGCTCTGTGCCATGAAATCTTCATCCATGTCTCCTGGACCAGAGAGTACAGGGAAATCAAGTGTTATCCAGCCAAGCAGAAGCCAGGACCCAGTGCTGGATGCGGCCCTTCCTGGCAGCCTGAATTCCTTACAGCACCTGAACATCATTGATAAAGTAGACTCTAAACCTGTGCTCAGGGTTTCCTGGTTGCCAGAGGCTGAGGAAAAGAGGTCCCCCAGTCCTTGGAGGTTCCAGCAGGCttgggggcaggaggaggccAGGGGCTATATTGATTCTGGgtctgggagaggaggaagcagcattCTGAGCCTTGGTACATGGGATAAGCCAAGTCCTCCTGGCCTGAGGGAGTTCCAGGAACAGCGGAAGATAAAACTGTCTCTGGGGGAGCCTGACAGCACCCGGCTAAAACAACTCTTGCCAGACAGATTCCAGTTTGCAAGAGACAAGAGCAGAGGAGGCCATGATGAAGCagtgggacagcagcactgtcCAGTCCCTGCAGCTGACGAAGCTCCTCACTCTCTGCCCACCTGGCTATCTAGGGCCGTGGCTGCTGAGCCACCCCCAGCTGTGGCCCAACAGgcacctgcagcagagcccacaGATCAGGGAAGGACCCAGCTCCCAGGGGGCAGGAGCAATGAGCAGGAGGAGCCTGACCTCCCATCACAGCAGAGAAGAGACCCCAGCCTTGGACAGAAAAGCAGCACGATCCCTCTGGACCAGTGTGATGTTTGCCAGGGCTCAGGTGTGACCTGCCAGGGCTCCTGTGGTGACGCCTTGTGCAGGACATGTTTTGCAGCAGACAGTATGCAGCCAGCTTGCTGTGGATCCTCCTCAGCTGCCCCAGGCTGCAATATCCTGGGGACACTGAAGATCTCCTCCCTGTCTCAGAGCCTGCCTGGATACTATCAGGACCCAACACTTCAGCTTGCTTACAGCATCCCTGATGGCGTGCAGGGG GTTGGGCACCCTCGCCCAGGACACCCTTACAAAGGGGGgaatttttctgccttcctgcctgctaACAAGGAAGGGCGGAAGacagcaaagctgctgaagAGAGCATTTGAATGTGGGCTGACATTCCAGATCAAGTCCTGCAATGGAGAGGAAAGAGTAACATGGGGCCTTATCCCCCACAAAACCTCCTGGGATGGAGGCAAAGCCAGGTATAGCCCAGCTCATTCTAAGCTTCTGGGTGTGGTTGTGGGTTCTTTAgcagtgggaggaggagaaccaTGGGCTCCAGCTCAACAAATCCTGGCAGGGATGGGTCTTCCACCCTCCTACAGTGGCAGAGTTGGTGCTTCCCTTTGCTTCAGCTTGCAGGGCAGCTATGGCATGGCAAACCAGCCCTGGCACTCTCCAGCTGGAGCAAAAGCCCTTGCCCATCCCACATCCATAAGTGGTGTGGAAACCTGTAATTCCCCATGGACAAGAACTGTGGGCCCTGTTCACTTACAGCCTTTCCCATGCCAGTGCTGGGTatga
- the LOC128800259 gene encoding uncharacterized protein LOC128800259 isoform X3, with protein sequence MAGRTVRVQGFPAELPPDRAADKLTIHFLRSRNGGGDIANVRVLPGSLPCALITFEAPEVAQRILKVKNHVLAIGKTRYPLEVTPHAAELSPNEIFIHVNMTIDYGKLPTGKTLLKDLHKEYSNIQFSFDSQNMQCIVQGPFTELQTFSRDLLGSLNLKRDATGQILLPASSCEAKGMGKHDHQQVPDSTESAQETAKLPNWDQVHEMAAKAPSPPSSLGGKAVELSGKLEDFSLSMDSDIYMYMQRFCAAEYQGVLHQHRVDVVDVSGDGIAVLYLHPSGGVSGDTDALRQARLALQQLYQQLEVSLRKEKIAKEGLGMDSQALRALTCELQKLYPQLLCHEDVKQLYLVGSLVDVSKAKEFLEDSFTRRGAAHTVDMLSNSQPSGTTEAALDLAKAPVHTSATRLSPSRPELKGCKPSASSPVLRRSNSFSLPRLKESNNSEDISSRLSEEMSLDTLQWFYLKDVCQATIDELCRAGGVHILERYSGDCTVLTLQAEDRRRLLRAKWKVEDLVQKCPDLVCQSVSYSELAVSGPDDSDLNELCSLLRGKSFQVGLSKDKYKLYLACPKEMLPGVAEAFHMFSSRRLCAMKSSSMSPGPESTGKSSVIQPSRSQDPVLDAALPGSLNSLQHLNIIDKVDSKPVLRVSWLPEAEEKRSPSPWRFQQAWGQEEARGYIDSGSGRGGSSILSLGTWDKPSPPGLREFQEQRKIKLSLGEPDSTRLKQLLPDRFQFARDKSRGGHDEAVGQQHCPVPAADEAPHSLPTWLSRAVAAEPPPAVAQQAPAAEPTDQGRTQLPGGRSNEQEEPDLPSQQRRDPSLGQKSSTIPLDQCDVCQGSGVTCQGSCGDALCRTCFAADSMQPACCGSSSAAPGCNILGTLKISSLSQSLPGYYQDPTLQLAYSIPDGVQGVGHPRPGHPYKGGNFSAFLPANKEGRKTAKLLKRAFECGLTFQIKSCNGEERVTWGLIPHKTSWDGGKARYSPAHSKLLGVVVGSLAVGGGEPWAPAQQILAGMGLPPSYSGRVGASLCFSLQGSYGMANQPWHSPAGAKALAHPTSISGVETCNSPWTRTVGPVHLQPFPCQCWV encoded by the exons ATGGCGGGCCGCACGGTGCGGGTGCAGGGCTTCCCCGCCGAGCTGCCTCCCGACAGGGCGGCCGACAAGCTGACCATTCACTTCCTGCGCTCCCGCAACGGCGGCGGGGACATTGCCAACGTCCGGGTGCTGCCCGGCTCCCTGCCCTGCGCCCTCATCACCTTCGAGGCGCCGGAAG TGGCCCAGAGGATCCTGAAGGTGAAAAACCACGTGCTGGCAATCGGAAAGACACGGTACCCGCTGGAGGTGACACCACAcgctgcagagctgagccccaATGAG ATCTTCATACATGTGAACATGACAATTGACTATGGCAAGCTGCCCACGGGCAAAACCCTCCTGAAGGACTTGCACAAAGAGTACAGCAATATACAGTTCAGCTTCGACTCACAGAATATGCAGTGCATAGTCCAGGGACCATTCACTGAGCTGCAGACCTTCAGCAGAGACCTGCTGGGCAGCCTGAACCTCAAGAGAGATGCCACTGGCCAGATCCTCCTGCCAGCTTCCAGCTGTGAGGCCAAAGGGATGGGAAAGCATGATCACCAGCAAGTGCCTGACTCCACTGAGTCAGCACAAGAGACAGCAAAGCTGCCAAACTGGGACCAGGTGCATGAAATGGCAGCTAAAGCCCCATCACCTCCGAGCTCACTGGGTGGGAAAGCTGTGGAACTTTCGGGGAAGCTGGAGGACTTTTCCCTGTCAATGGACTCGGACATTTACATGTACATGCAGaggttctgtgctgctgagtaCCAGGGTGTGCTGCACCAACATCGCGTGGATGTGGTGGATGTCAGTGGCGATGGCATTGCTGTATTGTACCTCCACCCATCTGGAGGTGTGTCTGGGGACACGGATGCCTTGCGACAGGCCCgcctggccctgcagcagctctaccagcagctggaggtgaGCCTGCGCAAGGAGAAGATTGCTaaggaagggctgggaatggaCAGCCAggcactcagggctctgacATGTGAGCTGCAGAAGCTGTatccccagctgctctgccacgAGGATGTGAAGCAGCTTTATCTTGTCGGAAGCCTTGTTGATGTGTCCAAGGCCAAGGAGTTCCTTGAGGATTCTTTCACCAGGAGAGGTGCTGCACACACAGTTGACATGCTGAGCAACTCCCAGCCCTCTGGCACCACAGAGGCTGCACTAGACCTGGCCAAAGCTCCTGTGCATACTTCAGCCACAAGGCTTAGCCCAAGCAGACCGGAGCTGAAAG GCTGCAAACCCTCTGcatccagccctgtgctgcGACGGTCCAACAGCTTCTCCCTACCAAGGTTAAAGGAAAGCAACAACTCTGAAGACATCAGCAGCAGGTTGAGTGAGGAGATGAGCCTGGACACTCTGCAGTGGTTTTACCTGAAAGATGTCTGCCAAGCCACTATTGatgagctgtgcagggctggaggggtgCACATCTTGGAGCGCTACTCTGGGGACTGCACAGTGCTGACGCTGCAGGCAGAAGACAGGAGAAGGCTGCTCCGGGCTAAATGGAAGGTGGAAGATCTTGTGCAGAAGTGCCCTGACTTGGTGTGTCAGAGTGTGAGCTACTCAGAGCTTGCTGTCAGTGGTCCAGATGACAGTGACCTGAATGAACTGTGCAGCCTCTTGCGAGGAAAATCCTTCCAGGTTGGACTCAGCAAAGACAAGTACAAGCTCTATCTTGCCTGCCCCAAGGAAATGCTTccaggagtggctgaggccTTCCACATGTTTTCTTCTAGGAGGCTCTGTGCCATGAAATCTTCATCCATGTCTCCTGGACCAGAGAGTACAGGGAAATCAAGTGTTATCCAGCCAAGCAGAAGCCAGGACCCAGTGCTGGATGCGGCCCTTCCTGGCAGCCTGAATTCCTTACAGCACCTGAACATCATTGATAAAGTAGACTCTAAACCTGTGCTCAGGGTTTCCTGGTTGCCAGAGGCTGAGGAAAAGAGGTCCCCCAGTCCTTGGAGGTTCCAGCAGGCttgggggcaggaggaggccAGGGGCTATATTGATTCTGGgtctgggagaggaggaagcagcattCTGAGCCTTGGTACATGGGATAAGCCAAGTCCTCCTGGCCTGAGGGAGTTCCAGGAACAGCGGAAGATAAAACTGTCTCTGGGGGAGCCTGACAGCACCCGGCTAAAACAACTCTTGCCAGACAGATTCCAGTTTGCAAGAGACAAGAGCAGAGGAGGCCATGATGAAGCagtgggacagcagcactgtcCAGTCCCTGCAGCTGACGAAGCTCCTCACTCTCTGCCCACCTGGCTATCTAGGGCCGTGGCTGCTGAGCCACCCCCAGCTGTGGCCCAACAGgcacctgcagcagagcccacaGATCAGGGAAGGACCCAGCTCCCAGGGGGCAGGAGCAATGAGCAGGAGGAGCCTGACCTCCCATCACAGCAGAGAAGAGACCCCAGCCTTGGACAGAAAAGCAGCACGATCCCTCTGGACCAGTGTGATGTTTGCCAGGGCTCAGGTGTGACCTGCCAGGGCTCCTGTGGTGACGCCTTGTGCAGGACATGTTTTGCAGCAGACAGTATGCAGCCAGCTTGCTGTGGATCCTCCTCAGCTGCCCCAGGCTGCAATATCCTGGGGACACTGAAGATCTCCTCCCTGTCTCAGAGCCTGCCTGGATACTATCAGGACCCAACACTTCAGCTTGCTTACAGCATCCCTGATGGCGTGCAGGGG GTTGGGCACCCTCGCCCAGGACACCCTTACAAAGGGGGgaatttttctgccttcctgcctgctaACAAGGAAGGGCGGAAGacagcaaagctgctgaagAGAGCATTTGAATGTGGGCTGACATTCCAGATCAAGTCCTGCAATGGAGAGGAAAGAGTAACATGGGGCCTTATCCCCCACAAAACCTCCTGGGATGGAGGCAAAGCCAGGTATAGCCCAGCTCATTCTAAGCTTCTGGGTGTGGTTGTGGGTTCTTTAgcagtgggaggaggagaaccaTGGGCTCCAGCTCAACAAATCCTGGCAGGGATGGGTCTTCCACCCTCCTACAGTGGCAGAGTTGGTGCTTCCCTTTGCTTCAGCTTGCAGGGCAGCTATGGCATGGCAAACCAGCCCTGGCACTCTCCAGCTGGAGCAAAAGCCCTTGCCCATCCCACATCCATAAGTGGTGTGGAAACCTGTAATTCCCCATGGACAAGAACTGTGGGCCCTGTTCACTTACAGCCTTTCCCATGCCAGTGCTGGGTatga